The Coffea arabica cultivar ET-39 chromosome 3c, Coffea Arabica ET-39 HiFi, whole genome shotgun sequence genome contains a region encoding:
- the LOC140038023 gene encoding putative protein phosphatase 2C-like protein 44 yields MGLLDLHLKLKTFRLRRLLMGGEGDDKGKTASGGKRPSWMMPAVSHGYHVAEDRSFVAALSRGLELEPDKVVVQREEIQENELWFFGVFDARIGDGVSKYIQAHLFDKKVKESHMRKKTEDAIKRAHLNVRAKIREAEKVEDAWKVSSATAIVINGEKLVIANMGEYKAVLCRDGKAYQINREKQGGIRRRWSRKFIPGMNLQLRNLLSLANKSYKCSELVVVSERVESDMEFLILSSIGIWEVMKHQEAVNLIRHIEDPQEAADCLAKEAVTRMSRSNISCLIIRFD; encoded by the exons ATGGGGCTGTTAGATCTTCATCTCAAGCTCAAG ACATTTAGGCTGAGGAGACTTCTAATGGGAGGTGAGGGAGATGACAAAGGAAAGACAGCAAGCGGAGGAAAAAGGCCCTCATGGATGATGCCTGCAGTATCACATGGATATCATGTAGCGGAAGATCGGTCATTTGTTGCAGCACTGAGTAGAGGTTTGGAGTTGGAACCTGACAAAGTTGTTGTACAAAGAGAAGAGATTCAAGAGAATGAATTGTGGTTCTTTGGAGTTTTTGATGCACGAATTGGTGACGGAGTCAGCAAGTACATTCAGGCACATTTGTTTGACAAGAAGGTGAAGGAG TCCCACATGAGGAAGAAGACAGAGGACGCCATAAAAAGGGCTCATTTGAATGTTAGAGCAAAGATCAGAGAAGCAGAGAAGGTAGAGGATGCATGGAAAGTGAGTTCAGCAACGGCAATTGTAATCAATGGGGAAAAGCTTGTCATAGCTAACATGGGGGAGTATAAAGCAGTTTTGTGTAGAGATGGCAAGGCTTATCAAATCAACAGAGAAAAACAAGGAGGGATTAGAAGACGTTGGTCGCGAAAATTTATCCCAGGCATGAATCTTCAGTTGAGAAATTTACTTTCTTT AGCAAATAAATCTTATAAATGCTCAGAACTCGTGGTGGTATCTGAAAGAGTAGAGTCTGATATGGAATTTCTAATCTTGTCGAGCATCGGCATATGGGAG GTGATGAAGCATCAGGAGGCGGTTAACCTTATCAGGCATATAGAAGACCCACAGGAAGCTGCTGATTGCTTAGCAAAAGAGGCTGTAACAAGAATGAGCAGAAGCAACATTTCTTGCTTGATCATTCGTTTCGATTGA